Proteins co-encoded in one Candidatus Tanganyikabacteria bacterium genomic window:
- a CDS encoding roadblock/LC7 domain-containing protein, whose product MFNRGTANLVITEDGVRAINNTLGNLVMDSGAKAALLLEKSGQLIAAQGETNAFDTMSLSALITGSFSSNKAIAGLIGETEFRKMFQQGKQSSVYMALLETGDLISVIFSNQITIGKIKFKVEQILDTLNEQMKAMYNSTPETPFKPASPSAAPKLNDLF is encoded by the coding sequence ATGTTCAACAGGGGCACGGCCAACCTCGTCATCACCGAGGACGGCGTTCGCGCGATCAACAACACGCTCGGCAACCTGGTCATGGACTCGGGTGCCAAGGCCGCGCTGCTCCTGGAAAAGAGCGGTCAGCTCATCGCCGCGCAGGGGGAGACCAACGCGTTCGACACGATGTCCCTCTCGGCGCTGATCACCGGTTCGTTCTCGTCCAACAAGGCCATCGCCGGCCTGATCGGCGAGACCGAGTTCCGCAAGATGTTCCAGCAGGGCAAGCAAAGCAGCGTCTACATGGCCCTGCTCGAAACCGGCGACCTCATTTCGGTGATCTTCTCCAACCAGATCACCATCGGGAAGATCAAGTTCAAGGTCGAGCAGATCCTGGACACCCTAAACGAGCAGATGAAGGCGATGTACAATTCGACCCCGGAGACCCCTTTCAAGCCCGCGTCTCCGAGCGCCGCGCCGAAGCTCAACGACCTGTTCTAG
- a CDS encoding GTPase domain-containing protein yields the protein MALINYASREINCKIVYYGTGLGGKTTNLEYIFKQLAPGIRGEMISLATETERTLFFDFLPLDLGSVQGFKTKFSLYTVPGQVEYNASRKLILNGVDGIVFVADSQREKMSENIESFRNMEENLAEYGLTLEQVPYVLQYNKRDLPNVSNFEELESALNMRAVPSFEAVAVEGSGVFATLKAVSKAVLNRLS from the coding sequence ATGGCCCTGATCAACTACGCAAGCCGCGAGATCAACTGCAAGATCGTGTACTACGGCACGGGTCTAGGCGGCAAGACGACCAACCTGGAGTACATCTTCAAGCAGTTGGCGCCCGGCATCCGCGGCGAGATGATCAGTCTGGCCACCGAGACCGAGCGCACGCTGTTCTTCGACTTCTTGCCGCTCGATCTGGGATCGGTCCAGGGCTTCAAGACCAAGTTCAGCCTGTACACGGTTCCCGGCCAGGTCGAGTACAACGCGAGCCGCAAGCTCATCCTCAACGGCGTGGACGGCATCGTGTTCGTCGCCGACTCCCAGCGCGAGAAGATGTCCGAGAACATCGAGTCGTTCCGCAACATGGAGGAGAACCTCGCCGAGTACGGCCTCACCCTCGAGCAGGTGCCGTACGTGCTGCAGTACAACAAGCGCGACCTGCCCAACGTCAGCAACTTCGAGGAACTCGAGTCGGCGCTCAACATGCGGGCCGTGCCGTCATTCGAAGCCGTGGCGGTGGAGGGTTCCGGCGTGTTCGCCACCCTAAAGGCCGTCTCCAAGGCCGTCCTGAACCGGCTGAGCTAG
- a CDS encoding protein kinase, translating into MYEQFAGYELITQLAESLTGRIHLAQAPGTGQLFVIKEMLLEHESALSEAEQKLRFERETRFHCALDHPNIVKAHTGGESDGRYYLVLDYAQGTTLQQVMESGQPAIPQVLNWGIQLCSALQYMYDTLGLVHRDIKPANIIISPSGQVRITDFGLARVAMHPDITQTKMMLGTLVYMSPEQLLDPSMVDNRADIFAVGAVLFKALTGTLPFAAEKLETMAQRLLYGTPDDPCSLNPLLPRSLGDILLRCLAKDSDERYPSARALSQDLARELKNAKIYLAQGQVHGTRSEWKEAAHCFQQACALDGDDPFAWFHLGDALEMQGQADPAFDCFLKVVNADPAAVQAYRRLGRAYRKRGDKASLDAAVKMLERAWTLEPEDRDTSLDLVSLRVMVGKDQDALELVSDLVKRYPECARSHLNAGRLLYKLGRWPEALAAFRMAHRIEPRQYQALFNLASLTFEMGRHEEAEDLFLKAIALDTSQIDSQHNLAMLYFETQRYREAEDLLRHALGRSERMASLALLGKVLLAQGRPDEAVEVLSRAIDQGGGWDIEVNLAEALSGAFRYQEAILVLRGVANRVPAGDRARLFLQLSRVERTAGNGSDAVRALRECLGADPEPDVAEEAQHLLAVLAPRSRGTAPLRAPERPVSGVWRFFGLLREAHQ; encoded by the coding sequence ATGTACGAGCAGTTTGCCGGTTACGAGTTGATCACCCAGTTGGCCGAGAGCCTGACCGGGCGCATTCACCTGGCGCAGGCACCCGGCACGGGGCAGCTCTTCGTCATCAAGGAGATGCTGCTCGAGCACGAGAGCGCACTGTCGGAGGCCGAGCAGAAGCTGCGCTTCGAGCGGGAGACGCGGTTCCACTGCGCCCTCGACCACCCCAACATCGTCAAGGCGCACACCGGCGGCGAATCAGACGGGCGCTACTACCTGGTCCTCGATTACGCGCAGGGCACGACGCTCCAGCAGGTCATGGAGAGCGGCCAGCCGGCCATTCCCCAGGTGCTCAACTGGGGAATCCAGCTCTGCAGCGCCCTCCAGTACATGTACGACACCCTCGGCCTGGTCCACCGCGACATCAAGCCGGCCAACATCATCATCAGCCCGTCCGGCCAGGTGCGCATCACCGACTTCGGCCTGGCCCGCGTCGCGATGCACCCCGACATCACCCAGACCAAGATGATGCTGGGCACCCTGGTCTACATGAGCCCCGAGCAGCTCCTGGATCCGTCGATGGTGGACAACCGGGCCGACATCTTCGCGGTGGGCGCCGTCCTCTTCAAGGCCCTGACGGGTACCTTGCCGTTCGCCGCCGAGAAGCTCGAGACGATGGCGCAGCGCCTGCTTTACGGGACGCCCGACGATCCCTGCTCGCTCAATCCCCTGCTGCCGCGCAGCCTCGGCGACATCTTGCTGCGCTGCCTGGCCAAGGACTCCGACGAGCGCTACCCCTCGGCCCGGGCCCTGTCCCAGGACCTGGCCCGCGAGCTGAAGAACGCCAAGATCTACCTGGCCCAGGGCCAGGTCCATGGCACGCGCAGCGAATGGAAGGAAGCCGCGCACTGCTTCCAGCAGGCCTGTGCCCTCGACGGCGACGACCCCTTCGCCTGGTTCCACCTGGGCGACGCCCTGGAGATGCAGGGCCAGGCCGATCCGGCCTTCGACTGCTTCCTCAAGGTGGTCAACGCCGACCCGGCGGCGGTCCAGGCCTATCGGCGCCTCGGCCGCGCCTATCGCAAGCGCGGCGACAAGGCGTCGCTCGATGCAGCCGTCAAGATGCTCGAGCGCGCCTGGACGCTCGAACCGGAAGATCGCGACACCTCCCTCGATCTGGTCTCGCTGCGGGTCATGGTAGGCAAGGACCAGGACGCCCTGGAACTGGTATCCGACCTGGTCAAGCGCTACCCGGAATGCGCGCGCTCGCACCTGAATGCCGGCCGCCTGCTCTACAAACTCGGGCGTTGGCCCGAGGCCCTGGCCGCGTTCCGCATGGCCCACCGCATCGAACCCCGGCAGTACCAGGCGCTCTTCAACCTCGCGTCCCTGACCTTCGAGATGGGGCGGCACGAGGAGGCAGAAGATCTCTTCTTGAAGGCGATCGCCCTGGATACCTCGCAGATAGACTCGCAGCACAACCTCGCGATGCTGTACTTCGAGACGCAGCGGTATCGCGAGGCCGAGGACCTGCTGCGCCACGCCCTCGGCCGGAGCGAGCGGATGGCGAGCCTGGCCCTGCTCGGCAAGGTCCTGCTGGCGCAGGGCCGGCCGGACGAGGCGGTCGAGGTGCTGTCGCGAGCCATCGACCAGGGCGGCGGCTGGGACATCGAGGTCAACCTCGCCGAAGCCCTTTCAGGCGCCTTCCGGTACCAGGAGGCGATCCTCGTGCTGCGAGGGGTCGCGAATCGCGTCCCCGCCGGGGATCGTGCCAGGCTGTTCCTGCAACTCTCACGCGTCGAACGCACCGCCGGCAACGGCAGCGACGCGGTGCGCGCGCTGCGCGAGTGCCTCGGGGCCGATCCGGAGCCGGATGTGGCCGAGGAGGCGCAGCACCTGCTTGCCGTGCTGGCGCCGCGGTCGCGCGGCACCGCTCCGTTGCGAGCCCCCGAGCGCCCGGTCAGCGGCGTCTGGCGGTTCTTCGGCCTCCTGCGCGAAGCGCACCAGTAG
- a CDS encoding S8 family serine peptidase produces the protein MMPRVVVAFALASLLAACGLLAPLPAPAPPASGAYEPGELLVEFKEGTTPARVHEVHKAVGATPLEEIVPGIWRSGVTAGKEAQTIPRFLAFPEVRFAEFNGRLHPNMWGAFRPARLPDRTAQLKPTDPRVFKDNPGLPAQWALRRIDLCKAESGECAAWDTYRGKGVRVAVIDTGVDFDHPDLKGNLLTGANFLEGKGLPADDFGHGTHVAGIIAAVANNGKGIAGVAPEAQILPIRVLGVDGGNTAGLIQGLAFAIRNGAKVVNLSLGSAQTSEIEARQMAQAIANDVVVVAAAGNEALAGNPLEYPAAISGVISVAATRPATDDVEVRFWEHAPFSNYNPFVTVAAPGVDILSTIPRRYFATTGNPDDDGNAYAYASGTSMSAPVVSGLVALMLSAGIKPQEVRSRLVSGSQDIGDPGFDDYYGWGMINVRGALGTSP, from the coding sequence ATGATGCCGCGTGTCGTCGTGGCGTTCGCGCTCGCCTCGCTGCTCGCGGCGTGCGGCCTGCTTGCGCCGCTCCCGGCTCCCGCCCCGCCCGCCTCCGGAGCGTACGAGCCGGGAGAACTCCTGGTCGAGTTCAAGGAAGGTACGACTCCGGCCCGCGTGCACGAGGTGCACAAGGCCGTGGGAGCGACGCCACTCGAGGAGATCGTGCCGGGCATCTGGCGGAGCGGCGTCACGGCCGGGAAGGAGGCGCAGACGATCCCCCGCTTCCTGGCTTTTCCCGAGGTCCGCTTCGCCGAGTTCAACGGCCGCCTGCACCCCAACATGTGGGGGGCGTTTCGCCCCGCCCGGCTGCCGGACAGGACGGCGCAGCTCAAGCCGACCGACCCCAGGGTGTTCAAGGACAACCCTGGCCTCCCGGCGCAGTGGGCGCTGCGGCGCATCGACCTGTGCAAGGCGGAGTCGGGCGAATGCGCGGCGTGGGATACCTACCGGGGCAAGGGCGTGCGGGTCGCGGTGATCGACACCGGCGTGGACTTCGATCATCCCGACCTCAAGGGCAACCTCCTGACGGGCGCGAACTTCCTGGAAGGCAAGGGCCTCCCGGCGGACGATTTCGGCCACGGCACCCACGTCGCGGGCATCATCGCGGCGGTGGCGAACAACGGGAAGGGCATCGCCGGCGTGGCCCCCGAAGCGCAGATCCTGCCGATCCGGGTGCTGGGCGTGGACGGCGGCAACACGGCGGGCCTCATCCAGGGTCTCGCGTTCGCCATCCGCAACGGCGCCAAGGTCGTCAACCTGAGCCTCGGCTCCGCCCAGACCAGCGAGATCGAGGCGCGGCAGATGGCCCAGGCGATCGCCAACGACGTCGTGGTGGTGGCCGCGGCGGGCAACGAAGCCCTGGCCGGCAATCCCCTGGAGTACCCGGCCGCCATCTCGGGCGTCATCTCGGTCGCGGCGACCAGGCCGGCCACCGACGACGTCGAGGTGCGGTTCTGGGAGCACGCCCCGTTCTCCAACTACAATCCCTTCGTGACGGTGGCGGCGCCGGGCGTCGACATCCTGTCCACGATTCCCAGGCGCTACTTCGCCACGACCGGCAATCCGGACGACGATGGCAACGCCTACGCGTATGCCAGCGGTACCTCGATGTCGGCCCCCGTGGTGAGCGGCCTCGTGGCCCTCATGCTCTCGGCCGGCATCAAGCCCCAGGAGGTGCGGAGTCGCCTGGTGAGCGGATCGCAGGATATCGGCGACCCGGGCTTCGACGATTACTACGGCTGGGGCATGATCAACGTCCGCGGTGCCCTGGGCACATCGCCCTGA